A stretch of DNA from Acipenser ruthenus chromosome 21, fAciRut3.2 maternal haplotype, whole genome shotgun sequence:
ATTTCCTTCATTGTAAAATAGCATATTGTCATGTATATACAATAGTATCATGATATTTATATCCTCTTAGCATGCAAGTTGCAACCCAAAATAACAGTAAAATTGCAGAGAACGTTTTGTGGGTAAAATTGTAATAGTGTGTGCAGTACAGTGTTTTGCAGAGTGTCATTTACTTTATAACTGAATAagtagttttatatatttaaactaattttaaaTACTGGAACTGATCCTGGCCTGGCAGGTAGATTTAATGTTTGGGTTCATGTTGACCTTCCCTGACACATAGATTTTATTTTTGCGTTACCAGCTTTGAACGGTTGGTTGTCCTCTCTATACTGTACTTCCCTCTGCTGTGCGTGCAagtgtattcatttaaaacaacattttctaTTCAGGACTCAATCAggactgaggaaaaaaaaaaaaaaacctacttgtgttaacatcgctcctgATCTGGGGTATTTATCATCATGTCAAACGAAGATGTGGAAGCCATCCCTCCCAGTTCCTCCCCAGCGATGCTGGATGAGACCACCAAAGAGTATTTGTTCAGCACAGACGAGGGGACCCTGAGTAAGGCCTCTGCAGAAGCACAGGTTCCCACAGCACACCTAGACATAGGGCCTGAAGGGCTCAGCTTCTACAACATGGACCTCTACGAGTCACGGGAAAGGCTGGATATCTTCACCGAGGAGCTGTCTTCCAGCAGGACAGAGGACGAGCAGTTTACAGCGATGGAGGATTCCAACGAAAGCCGTCCGAGAACGGAGGAGGAGGAGTATGACCTTTACACGGCCGAAGTGAGCGAGATGGCAAGGCAGTACGGGATCTGGGACGACAAGGAGGACATGGAAATGGGGTTTCAAACCCAGGAACCCTTTGTGATGGTCACGCAGAAACAGGAGCCTGCCGTCCAAGACATCAAGACTTGGGGTGAAGAGCCTGTCAAGGGTGAACCCAAGGAGGGGGGTGCTGGGGAGAAGAGAGACAGCATTCATAAAACGCCTGCAGTCGACGAAGGAGGTTTGATGGAACATCACAAGCCTTGCTATCCCTCAGAGGGGGATGAGCCCCAATCACACGAGCAGTATGTTGGACAAAGACAATATAGTGAAGAGGCTTTCGAGGAGGAGGAGTGGGAGGAGGAGGGTTCACAGGCTATGAAGGCCTCCCGTGGAGATACTCAGATTGGGGAGTTTGTCGGCTTCTCTGCAAAAACCCAAGAAGATCTTACCATGGATATGGACAACCCTGAAGACGGGTTCAGAGCGAGCGAGCACACACATGACCTAGAGGAGGGGCAGCCAGGAGCACAGGCAGGTGGAGAGGATGAAGTCCCAGATGTATTCTGCATGGAGTGTAAAATCGCAATCAGAGCCTTTGACAAGGTGTTCGGCTCTCACAAGGATCATCAAGTCACTAAACTGTCAATCGCCGCAGAAGACACTAAGGtgaggttttatttattgttccAGTATTTGGACACAGATTGCTCAGAAGGACTAAAATGAAACTTGGACGAAACTAAAATTAgaccaatatttatttttgtgtcacAGTACTGATGGAGAGTAGTGTAAACTATTAAGGCTGTGTTGTATACAATTTTTGTCCTCTTCATTTTTTTTAGGTTGAAATTCATAAAACTATGTGCAAGTTAGAAGAACAGATAGCTCAAATGGAAAATTTTGCAAGCCATTTGGAGGAGATTTTCATCACTGTTGAGGTAATAACAGATTGCAATATTCTTTTACTTTACTTTCTGTATGCAAGAtactaattgtatttatttacttttagtatttctagaatGCATGTTATTAAGTATTATGCATTTCTAGGTTTCATTGAAATGTGCTGTATTTCGTAGTAGCTATGGTGTTAGTTAACTGAAGCCCTAGTCTTGGCTGTGCTTGGTGAATTATATGAAACTCTTATACTCCTTCAGGAAAATTTTGGGAGACAAGAACAGAACTTGGAGCAGCATTATAACGAAGTCATTCAAACACTCACCCAGAGATACGAGGAAAAGACCTCGGGGCTGGAGGACGAGAAGAAACAGAAACTGGAGAAGTTGTATAGCCAGCTAGTGAACTGTGGGAAAACCCTGGATATTTCAAAGGATTTGATAGAAGCTGCTCAGGAGATCTGCAGAAATGAAGACAAACTTGCCTTCCTTCAGGTCTAGAACTAATATTGCTGTTGAAAAATGTGTATTCcactttgtataataataataacaggcagTAACTTAAATGATGATTGAAGCATTTGTTCTTATTCAAATCTGTGGATGAACTGAACTTAGTTATCGTAGCTGTGTCTTCAGCGTTCAAATTCCACGTGGTTTGTAAGTATTACAGTCCAAAGAACATCTTTTATAAGTGTCtacagtattataaatcacaattcTAGAAGCTTATTAGTCACAGTGCAGCTCAATTGGTGCTTGCTTCAAACTTAGGACATCCGGGAGGCCTAACTCAAGGCTGGGTGCTTGTGTGTGGATGATGGGTAAATGTCAAAGTTTGTAGACATGCCACTGAGCCAAACAGTTAAGCCAACTAGGAACGGGTTGCTGATGTGACATCGGAGATGCCCAAAACATAGGAGCATGACCTACTGGACATGCACCAATAAGAAATAAGACCTCCGACTTGGGCccctttttgtttttgcattcgcttaacagtaaaatgtaattgatatttacttaaccctttcagtgctgaattatttttgtcgagctgaagaaggaactcctttattgagtatacatgagaacaggacacatATTTATACACTAGAGCCCacgaggttccaacgtgatttccagGGGCATACTCTATATGTTAACATACAGCAGCGCCAAGATAAAGCAAGACCTTGAGGTCCCACCAGGACTGAAAGTTGCACTGCTCCCAGTAATAATATAACCAGTTAGTTTGCTTTTCTGTTTACAGGTTGCTGTACCCACTGTGGAGAGGTAACAGAAGGACATTCATTCTTTTCTGTGCAGTTTACTTCAGGCTCTTATTACTATTAACATCATAACATAACACAGACATGAAATGAGAAGGCACCCATACAGCTCCCTGCATGTTACTGATGGAAACAGACAAGCATAACAAGAAAGGGCCTTCAGAAACCCTCATAAGAAATTCGATAGTGCATGTAAGTTGACTAGATCAAAGGGCTGTTTGATTCTGTTACTAAGATGAGAGTTGTCCTGCCAGCataattcatccataacttcaaacactctgCAGTAAAGACTGATAAAAGCATTAAcatttacgtgtgtgtgtgtctcttaaaAATTAACGTTGCGCTTTATGTGACAACCATAGGTACTGATCTTTTTAATGAGCTTTTTACTTGGttaggagtgtgtgtgtgaattgatTTTACACTATAGCCTGAATCGCTGGCTTTGCATGGTGTGCAGTGCACTTGTGTTGTGCTAGCTTGTAGCTATCAAATTGTATTCTATACTATACAGGTCTaacaattgtatatttaaaaaataacaggaTAGAAGAATACACTGCCTCTGATCCAGACCTCAAGTTATCAGCATCCTTGGAGTTTGAAAACGATGCTATTGATTTTTCTGATGTCAGGCAGATGATGGATTCCATTAACATCGTTCCAGGTTAGCTTTAATTTACCTTCACCTGGTAGAATGATTAACTCTATGGACTATTTTTTCTTCAGATCAGAAGCACTATTATGCACATCATGTCTGCCCAAAGACCTACTGGGTTCAATTGAAGTCAGTGCGGGTCATATGTTCAAAGCAGTCTTTATTCATTTATTCCTATTTATAGAGTTATAAAACTCTGGTCATTTTACAAACTAGAATCAAACAGCTGAGTAACATAATCCGACTTCACTTAAACGTTAGCTTCTCATTTTCTAACCCTTAACattatgtttttcttgttttttaaaaaaaggagttCAATTAATGGCTAAagaaaacgctttgaaaatatgtttctACAGCTTTGCACTTTCCACAGTATTAGCTACAACAAGAATCTGGTGACTTTCATGAACTAGTCACACCAGCCTAACATTGCAGTTCATTTGACAAATTCGAAATGTATATCCCTGTAATTGCTAAAGCTGAAGTCAGGTGTGAAGTAATTTGAACAATAATGAGTTACCAGCCCCTCTGCTTTGTCTGCTGTCAGGGTGTTTGTGAATCTGACGCTGTGGGAGAAACGGCCTTGACCTCTTATGACTTGGTAAACATTCCTCTAGTGTTAAGAGTGAAGAGTCACATTGTTATTCCTCCAGCAGCAAGCACAGCAAGATAAAAACAGCCAAGCTGGCAGCTTTTGTAGAAAATCAATGCCAGAGATGTTCTACCTCCATTCAGCAAGAAATGAACTGCAATGCAATGTTTAATGTGACAAGCCTTCAGAAGACGTATCATTCAGAGCTCCTCTGAAAGATTAAAGCTTCATATCGGTTCCTTCGATTCAATCTTTTTTTCATTAGTTATGCCCTTCATAACAATTTGCCAGCATTTCTGGGTAAATTCATTAAAGTAATTAGAATTTCATATCAGGGATTGCTCAGAAACACCATTCATATTTCATATTGATGGTATAGATATGAGCATTGCACTTTGTTAAAGTCATGCATGCTTTCTTAAAGAGATATGTACATAAGAACACCAGAAATCTTATTGTCGTGAACTAGAACAGACGGTCCCTTGTAAGAACACAGATAGCCCCTGGGCAGAATGAAATCGTTTCTTGAGTAACCTCAGCTGCAAAAGCATCACCTGGTCAACAAACTCATTTTCCAATACGTTATGAAAACATTTCAGTATTATACACCACACTTCAATGCAAAGTGTCTTGATGTTACCAGTTGCCAATGTGCTAATATTCCATGCCATGTATTCTAGCAGAGTTCGAGCAGCTAATTGGGTTACACAAAGAAAAACGACCGTGCTTATTGttaataaaaggtgccacacatgGTTAATTAAAAACGTTTTCTGTCACTTTACAGCCCCATCTGCTCCAGTGATAAACCCCCAGACTCCAAATTCGTCCACCAGTACTTCAGTGCGGGTGTGCTGGAGCTTGTTCTCGGACGACACTGTAGAGTACTATGAGTTGTATTACAAACCCGTGCTGGAAGGCACCACAGCAGATGAGAATGAAGAACAGGATGGTAAcacttgcatttctttttttcaccccAGATCCTCTCTACAATCCTACAGACTGTACGGGTTAGCTGTAAAGAACAGATCTTCAGTCGGGAAACTCATAGATTATTCACtaaagcttagactagacaacaTTACTGCATTAATTGGCCTTTCAAGGCAGATAAGTGCAGAGGCTgaccatagggaagccatggggAAGGAGGGCATTATTGTTGTGATATACTGAAATAGTATTCGATGGAATTGTGCTTCTTCTCCTGTGACTTTGCAAAGCCAAtctgtatataataaatatataaataactgttaaaaatgtGATGTGACTTGAACCTTTGCATTTGTTCCCAGCATCGATGGTTAAGGTGAAAGAAACGTACTGCACGGTGTTGAATTTAGTACCGAATACACAGTACGAGTTCTGGGTGACCGCATTGAACACCACTGGCATCAGCCCTGCCAGTGAACGAGCAGTCTACATGACTGGTATGTGTCTTTTTAACATAGTTCAGTGCTTCACAggttacattgtttttttaatccagCTCTCAACAATGTAAGAGCTTGCATTACgttggttttgtattttttaccATGTCATGAAAATAGTGGGTTTACTGCGCTGTCCTCAAAGAAATCCCCTTAGTAAATTAATCTTAGAACTTTTAATTGTTCATATTTTTTGTTATGGCTGGTGTGCTTGTGTTCCTCTCTAGTGCCGTCACCTCCGGTTATCAAGAAGAAACTGTGCAGAAGCTGTCCGAACGCAGCATTAATTCGCTGGGAGTCGGGTAACACAAACCCAGTGGACTCTTACACAGTGGAACTCTGTGAAATAAGCAGAGAGAGGAGCGAGACCGCTGTCACAGAGTACGTATTAAAAGTACtacaaaagcaataaagaaacaaTCCGGTGAGCGGACATGCAATAAAATACAGGCAGCTGCTTTTTTAATAACAAGAATACTCCACTCTGTCGCAAATAATGCCAGGCAGAGTTGTTACTGGAACTGGGGTATATACAGTAATCATCCTGAGTCACAACCAAGACAAAATGTAGTTTCTTACCTTTAAAAGAATGCAAATTATGACTTAATTGTGCCAAAGATATTTTAAttctttggttttttttaaacttcagttCTGGATCCTGATTTTTCAGATACAGTATGTCAATATTAGCGCTTCTTGTTGGTACCAAAAAACATGGTCTGACTGCACCCAGACTACAGGAAGTCGTTCTGTACCAGCAGGAAGCAGCAGCGTTGTTTGAAATGTGTGCTCCTTTAAGTGAAATATTCTAGTGAAACCCCTCTCCTGCTGAGCTGCTATCCACCGTGCTTCAAGGTGTTTTTGGAGCTCATTTTTAGTTCCTATGTGTGGTGGAATGCATTGAGAGCATAGCTGTAATATCAGATTGCGTGTTGATGCAGCAATGCTATTTTTAGAGCTGGTCCAGCATGGCTCCACCAGTCATTATgtttacttgttatttttttcttcatgtttgGCACATAAGCAATTCATTTTCCAATCTTTCAGATCAATAGTTGGAATCCCTACATATGAATCAGTAATTCAGTTGCTGTCAGGACGGAGCTACCTAATCTATGTAAGAGCTGTTAATATAGGCGGACCCAGTGAAAGAAGTGACCCTGTCATCATTTATACAAcaggtgatgttttttttttcttcttgcttTACTCTTCACCAAATACTGTACTTCTGTATATAAAATTGATCTGCAATATGCATTACAAAAGCCCAATGCTATGCACTTTCCTCCCTTGGTTGGTTGCCCCTTGGTAGTCTTTTGGCTGCTGTCTGCTTCTAATGATCTGATACAATCAATAAACTGGCTGGTGTTTATTTCAAACACAGCTTATTGCATGGTGCACGCTGGGACTAGGAGAAGAAAGGTTTGGAAAGATTGCTTGACAGCCCGATTGGTTAAAGAGGCTTGTTCTAACACACCATCCAGGAAACAATAAGCTAGCATTTAGTTTGCTGCGTTCTCAAAATAccctaaatatttcatttttggccgtcGTTTGCAGGTACAAATCCCCATCTTATAGACTCTTGTCTTTTGTAACTTCAAATCACAGGCACTTTCTTTCGTCTGAATGAGGACACGGCACACCCCTCCCTTGCCATTTCAGAGGATGGATTCACCATGTTCTATGGGGATGAATATACAGAATTAAATGACATAACCTTCAGTGATAACACCTTCTCCAGGTAGGCTAGCTCAAAGGGAATGATCATTACAGATCTCAGACAGTATATAGtttcttctttatttttctaattttgGTGAATTTAGTGCTCATGACAACGGCACTGGCTGTAGGACCGCAAGACAAGTGACCTATTTTACTACCCCACCCACACGAATTGTTTaatataactgtaaaaaaaaaaaaaaaaaaagctatttcagTAACACAAGTAAACACATACATAACAGTGCGTTAAGACAAATTACATGACCATTGACAGTAGCTGGAATACACATTAATCAACGAGGTGCGAGAATACAGCCTTTGTTAGCTTGATTTTAATTAGAGGCCAGGGATATATGACAAGTCTtcctggaaacttttttttttcttctttatttttgcaGATGTGTTGCCATAATGGGAGAGCTAATACCAATTAGAGGAAAGCATTACTGGGAAGTAGAAGTGGAAGAACACACAGAATACCGGATCGGCGTGGCGTACGAAGACACACAGAGAAATGGATACCTTGGTGCAAACAACACCTCCTGGTGCATGAGGCACGTCATGACACCGTCAAGGTAAGCTTCAAGCAACAAGACTGCCACAGACCATTAAACTGGTAAATATATGGGCCTATTCATATAGAGTGAATAAACTAGATACCATACCAAATGACATGCTGCGAAATTAGTCTAAA
This window harbors:
- the LOC117429682 gene encoding fibronectin type III and SPRY domain-containing protein 2-like, with the protein product MSNEDVEAIPPSSSPAMLDETTKEYLFSTDEGTLSKASAEAQVPTAHLDIGPEGLSFYNMDLYESRERLDIFTEELSSSRTEDEQFTAMEDSNESRPRTEEEEYDLYTAEVSEMARQYGIWDDKEDMEMGFQTQEPFVMVTQKQEPAVQDIKTWGEEPVKGEPKEGGAGEKRDSIHKTPAVDEGGLMEHHKPCYPSEGDEPQSHEQYVGQRQYSEEAFEEEEWEEEGSQAMKASRGDTQIGEFVGFSAKTQEDLTMDMDNPEDGFRASEHTHDLEEGQPGAQAGGEDEVPDVFCMECKIAIRAFDKVFGSHKDHQVTKLSIAAEDTKVEIHKTMCKLEEQIAQMENFASHLEEIFITVEENFGRQEQNLEQHYNEVIQTLTQRYEEKTSGLEDEKKQKLEKLYSQLVNCGKTLDISKDLIEAAQEICRNEDKLAFLQVAVPTVERIEEYTASDPDLKLSASLEFENDAIDFSDVRQMMDSINIVPAPSAPVINPQTPNSSTSTSVRVCWSLFSDDTVEYYELYYKPVLEGTTADENEEQDASMVKVKETYCTVLNLVPNTQYEFWVTALNTTGISPASERAVYMTVPSPPVIKKKLCRSCPNAALIRWESGNTNPVDSYTVELCEISRERSETAVTESIVGIPTYESVIQLLSGRSYLIYVRAVNIGGPSERSDPVIIYTTGTFFRLNEDTAHPSLAISEDGFTMFYGDEYTELNDITFSDNTFSRCVAIMGELIPIRGKHYWEVEVEEHTEYRIGVAYEDTQRNGYLGANNTSWCMRHVMTPSRHKYEFLHNGSTPDIRITMHPKRIGVSLDYETGKLAFFNTDLSQHIYTYKCHFLHYVHPCFALEKPGALTVHNGIEAPEYITFS